The window tggtcaaagctagctagcatcacgactgacggggctcctagcatggtggccgaaacttgcggtctaataatgggacgcatgaaccgggagttggaaaaaaggggtctcaccgccccgctacgagtccactgccaaattcaccagcaagcactgtgctgcaaaatgttgacgtgggattctgtaatgacggttgtggtgtcgtgcataaacttcagagcaaagggagaagattgtgcatggcacaacagaaagttaatgttccatggcttttttttctatgaagaacccagagagagttatttagttattatttatttcataaatagtgttatttatttcctgttttttctgtgacgaactcagagagggttatttagttattatttatttcattaatagtgttattatatgtttcctgactttttttctgtaaagaacctcgaaagggttatttggttgtgtggctttctggaaaacaataaaaaaaaattaagctcccctacgatcgtcacactttttctgttacaaactgacaccggccccccatcagagaagggaaaagttatgtggccctcacaggaaaaagtttggggacccctgaattaaacggtttgaactcgcaggaatcagtctcttattttggtaacgctctctcgtggtcaggagaaaatttgtttaattttaatttcagtattcgtggacattatacacaataattaagacactgtcaatcacaagttatcgaagaagcgcagaaattatatcagaaaatttgcaatttctcaaaggtgtcttaaacccaaaagggaaagtttgttttttcttttatttacattattcccttaaccCGGACCAacatatagatgtaaattatgtcttgattttcccatttttaatgaatatttgaaaaatttccctccaatttttttctttttgtgttttagttcaataagtattttgtaaaatgtaaaaataactatatagaaatattttcaacaaatgattaagacatcttcccttactaagaaaaaaagctcaaataaacattgttttagatctataaaaaaaagttttaaggcttttcatccagttcttttaatccgattttatatatatatatatatatatatataaaaaaaaatatatatatatatatatataaatatatatatatatatatatatatatatatatatatatatataaatatatatatatatatatatatatatatatatatatatatgagggcgccatacatccatttcgtcacaatgcagtacttactactgtagtattctcgtcaacagcaacatgagttgaaaactgtttataggtgcatttttcaaagtatggcactattggtcagaaaagtttcttcactggtgatgtaactccttaaaattagtcaaatcttttttggagccttttcattgtaaacattttcttttatgttttagattttaatttaccgtaattactcgaatataacacgcagatttttgctatataattaattccaatagttgggggtgcgtgttataatcaataactaaaataaattacaaatgttcgatcgaaaaaagcattgtcaaactcactttgacgcacggattttacgtcatctcgtaaagacgacgcacggattttacgtcatctcgtaatttcgatcgaaaatcggaaagccgagaccaccactccccccctctagcctcctactcgtctcagttcaccctctctcagttcagtgttataatcaataactaaaataaattacaaattttcgatcgaaaaaagcattgtcaaactcactttgacgcatggattttacgtcatctcgtaaagccaatcggatgatgtgttgtgggaggaagaggaagtggatgaaggaagcgtgtacgttgataggattctcaacgaagagatgtatgagaggacagacaaagagagagaggaactcttcatttgaaggattctaatgaataaatttgtttgaacaaaacaatcgtgaaacgaagaaaaaaaggtaagatttctgattttcgtcagcgggaaattttaggtgcgcactatattcgattactgcgtttttccagatttttttggcccaaaattacctgcgtgttattttcgagtgcgcgttatattcgagtaattacggtagttaaaatgctttcgctAAAGGgaaggcattaaaaaagcattatcttttattcagtagcaggtctattattatttgggggattaatgagattgaaatagatgtatagtctgattggacactctaaattgctcctaggtatgagtgtgagcgtgaatgattatttttctcctcgtgctctgcgattggctggccaccgattcagggtgttcctcgcctctggcccgaaggcagcggggataggctccagcaccccctggcccgaaggcagctgggataggctccagcaccccttatacacgatgtagcatatcagaaaatgaatgaatgaatgttgggattaaaaacagtgggagaagcccaacgttgcctcggcagcaaacctcgactgggtagatggtgcatttccagacaaatttctggcacacagattcaagtattcggccttcttgcgctcgaaggtggtctcgatcccctcctctgatggtactggtatgaggtgaagcgctcttGCCTTGCAAGGGCATACAACAATGTCTGTacggagtgatgtagtgatgatttCTGATGATAGTtagtattctatttatttagaagctgcatttgaactttagcattaaatatgaagtactttcgcAAGCCACACCAATgagtggcagtgggccagatttggccctcgggccgcaactttgacaccgttgtttgaacgctgctctcgttgttgtttagtgcatctataTCTCTAGTATTTGAAATTTCGATTTACAGCATGCAAAtaagtgttatgtcactcaagcatgtagccaaaaatggagggcgagtagcaggaatgactcttgaacgcctctggggggcgctcgcgctttgcgtaatttgaaaaatacattgtttgtttgtgataaggacacaataaaaggaaagctactgtttaatgccgttgttaagtattaacacgcgttgagacttatagtgtcatgtcaatagaatacctttaagggaatatatggaaataaaaagtgtacccaccttctagtctatgaagaacaactttctcgtgcgttatgttgcaaactgtcgattgctcgtgagttgaatgctcctgtttgacctcaaaaagttcctcctggagctttggcagttgtgttcttgccgacatttccacacgtgaattctgatgatggcggcgactttgatagctgctagctatgctgagctaaaatagccaggaaacctacaacgagttcttcgtcgacttgttcccttgatagctgctagctaagctaaagcataaacaagctcttGGACGACTAGCTCTTCGGCGACttattcctttgatagctgctagctaaattaagctaaagtataaacaagctagtcaacgacttgtttatttgctagctgctagctgggctaagctaaagcaggttttgctgataaatgGGTGATGGAACGAGAGACGCTGGTGCGTCAGCACCGTGCCGATAACTCAAGAGAGAAAGCCCATATTGGGGCGTGTAAAGCTTTAAGAAAGAATCACGTGACCGGTACAGGGAAagtatcgtttggccaaagtgtgataatagtttaaagacataaactgtatcaaagtgtcgtgggtctgttggacGGACTTTGGCGTAATTTCGGCTCGTTCTGAgaagttttccccagtgtggaatcattttgatcgtgCGAGGCAAAACGGAATAACCACTTTTATGTCACATGATTtaccagttaacaaaaatgtggacataagttaaaaattgtaactcaaatttgatctattttacttatgaactccgtttggaattaaaaaaaaacatggattttttttacctgcaatgATTTTATAACTACTGCAAGGGTCACTACGTATTTGGAtgaccaacacggtttcaatacagtgccgaccaatgttctctctaatttttcgttggtctgagcagaaagtcaacctccctgagcgcactgagtaccagtgtgagcgacatcattggtactcggatgattcgcctaaagacgtttcgccgacggacgtttgacagacgggcaggtcgccgaatgaacgttcggcggaacgtccattcggcgacctgtccatttttcatgtaaaacatgctgtaaaacacgaaaaacataagtggacagagctactgcctcttgctgccgcttaaacggcgccatcatggggaaaggggtaaaaaaaaaaaaaaaaaaaaaaaaaaaaaaaaaaaaaaaaaaaaaaaaaaaaaatccgatttttttttatttttttactgcgcgccatatgattgctgctgcgcagcgaggacgagagtagtgcgcaattgcgcacgcgcgcagcttagagggaacactggtgcCGACACAGTGTGTCAATACAATCCTTGAGGTAGCATCGTCCCATCACTAAGGTATATCAAAGGTTTTTAATTAAAGACAccaaaagcaaattgaaaacatataagcccagaatccaaaattacaacaacaacaaaagaaccaaaagacgtagaacacaagaataaatacacagacatggaaAAACAGTTGGGTGACACACCAGTGAAAACAATGGACAATCAACGACAAGTTTCAAGTCAAGATTGAGTAATCGTATAACATCAATAACAAACAAGAGACATTTGATTTCATATACCAATATATATCCTCTctctccaaatggtctgttagcttcctttcattgcttttcaattgattttactcaccaaaaatcgtttttacacaatatccatcctcctttctttctttcttctttcctatcgccatcgaagctaatgatgaaagtcgagcctgtcctgtcatatttccggcatagtccattttgaaaatagctttaaatcaggggtcaccaaactacggcccgcgggccggatccggcccgccggcacatttggaccggccctctgaacaataccagagacgctatgttttatttatttttattttttattttttttgggatgcagcccgccggcacatttggaccggccctctgaacaataccagagacgctatcggatttattttcctatttggccttgaaggctgggacgttttaatcttgtgtttggttcattgcacccctgctgagcccacaaatcatcccagtgaagcgggccttcgcattgctcctttggtgacacgcgcggggagagtgtttgcctttgatgcatgcgggcattccaccgttgcatgcgtgagcagagtgttagcgagacatctggacgatcgcaggtgagggcggagccctggtaccattgctattgcgatgctattcaagcatataaaaactgtgcaacctgaacctgtttgagaacggaataatggcgaaaaggttagttaagagaaaaattgattcagaatgcagggtatttaacctgcagtggacaaacgattatttttttgttcaatgcaaagaaaaagctgtttgtctcatctgtcaagagacggtggcagtattcaaagaatacaatcttcgccggcactacgaatcccgtcacaaggacaagtacgatagcgtgcaaggccaaatacgagcagacaaactctcaaagctaaaagttggactattatctcagcagactacatttctacgccaagctcagctgaaccaggcatccgttcgggccagctttcgggttgctaaactgatagcaagcaacggtaagcctttcactgacggagagttttttaagaaatgtatggatgttgtcgtagAGGAAGTGTGTctcgagaagaaagatgcatttaatgccgtaagtctgtcggcgagtacaatcaccagacgcgttgaagaaatcgggaataatgtctatgcccagctgcagcagaagacgaaagaatttgactgtttttcattagcactggatgaaagcacggatgtgcaagacacagcgcaactgctcatttttattcgtggagttagcgcaaactttgagatatgcgaggatctggcagccctccaaagtctcaaagggaccacaacgggagaggatatttttgacaaagtgtgccaaaccatggagaagttggacctggactggtcaaagctggctagcatcacgactgacggggctcctagcatggtgggcgaaactcgcggtttaataggacgcatgaaccgtgagttggaaaaaaggggtctcaccgccccgctacgagtccactgcctaattcaccagcaagcactgtgctgcaaagtgttgacgtgggattctgtaatgaaggttgtggtgtcgtgcataaacttcatcagggcaaagggacttaaacacaggcagttccaagaattcctgtctgaactggagtctacgcacggagatgtgctgtactacacagaggtccgatggctgagccggggcagagttttgaggcgtttttacgagcttctacccgaaattaacgcatttcttcatttaaaagacaaaacggtcccagagctgatcaacccagaatggaaatggcacctcgcatttttaacagacgtgacagaaatacttaaccgccttaacttgcagctacaaggcgaagggaaactcatttgcgacatgtattcacacataaaagcatttgaggtgaaattagcgctgcttttggaacaagtgaaaaagcgcaactttgtccatcttcctgctacccaaaacctgtcgacagagaacccagcggtcccgttcccagctgaaaagtgcgtggaagcactggaaatgctgaaggcggagttcggtgtgcgattcactgaactacatgttcatgcaaaagaaatccgtctttttcagaacccctttgttgccgacattgatgaagcccagccttcatatcagtttgagttggctgagttacagaactgtgatgttctgaaagacgcattcaagatcaacagtctcattgacttctatgcctccctcccaaacgacacatatccaaacatcaaaaaacatgcaatgaaaatgtcctcagtttttggcagcacgtatatctgcgagaaaaccttttctcgcatgaaactgctgaaaactccgatgagatcaagattgacagatgaacatttgcatcagtgcttgagactggctgtaactagaatggaacctgatattcaacttctcaccagccagatgcaggcccacagttcacactgatgaacagacataggtaagctcacttttctgacttgaatgagtcattctgagcataaacaaatataatcataataaaatctactgggataaaatccatctttacaaccatactggtagtgaaatgtattgtgctgtgtaggtgcggtttcacttagttcagtttctcaacctgcttcctttgtggttttcacagggaagttgatgagagagctgcaaacagcggtgtctacaagcctattggaacaaaaggattataaggaagaaacacaagaactttaggagactgctcatatgtgtcagagagattctgctctgacaactgagctgaacttttatctgttaagattgtgcatggcacaacagaaagttaatgttccatggctttttttctatgaagaacccagagagagttatttacttcttatttatttcataaatagtgttatttatttcctgttttttatgtgaagaactcagagagggttatttagttattatttatttcattaatagtgttattatttgttttctgacttttttctgtaaagaacctggaaagggttatttggttatgtgtggctttctggaaaacaataaaaaaaaaattaagctcccctacgatcgtcacactttttctgttacaaactgacaccggccccccatcagagaagggaaaagttatgtggccctcacaggaaaaagtttggggacccctgctctaagctaagcgcgtgcgcaattgcacactactctcgtcttctccgtgcagcagcaatcatatggcgcgtgttacaccctgcatttaatcttgaaacacaggggggaataattacaacagtgagacgttgttgtttcctcaatccaactttttactgtaatgattccaAATCCCCTGTGCCTCAAActatgtgctaagacatcaataatcgaatgccaatattctttaacatgccacacacttgtcatatggatcaaaggatcaacaatcaaacaccgatacacacatccaAGCCAAATTTGTAAATTCTCAACATGCAattgttaataaatcaaacactataGCAtgtcacacgcacacaaaataaaatccaaacttttttttcctctttcctctttcctcgttcatgcggcagccagtggcagtagctctgtccgctcttatgtttttcgtgttttacagcccttctatctttttttaaaattacattctaatatttcttaatacattcctttttactttactgtgcaaatagaagaacaagcggcgaaatcaggtgagaactgtctaaatctgttgtgtgtggttgtgcgtgtgcatgcgtgtgtgtctagtatgtgtgatcgtttgtcttcaacctacacaatagactacagtaaatggaaattagccctcggctacaatcttacatatatatgttcattaacattaatataaatatgttcattaatatgtgctatcccttattaaataaatcaaagcaaaatcatggaaaaaatattgcatatgaatggtaacttgactatctcatgtgacacgttcagcagaaaagtcatttgaacgagaatgagaagtgaaaaggacagatgtgtaaaataagttaaaatttaagtcagatttgtgcatattctaatggcatttatgaagatgttttattcatagatatttttttcattcattttctgcaccgctttatccactttatcactcgcggggggtgctggagcctagccctgctgactttgggccaggggcgggggacaccctgtatcggttgccagccgatcgcagggcacaaggagacggacagctatGCATACTCAgacccaaacctaggggcaatgttagagtgtccaatcagcctacaatgcatctttttgggatgtgggaggaaaacgaagtactcagagaaaacccacgcaggcccagggagaatatgcaaattcaacacaggtggaccgacctggatttgaacccaggaccccagagctgtgaggccgacgtgcgaaccactcatccgccgggccgcccattcatagataataatcattacattttattattactaaatcatgtatgtgtagtagacatgcacctgcttatggcaggtgtgatactggtgtgtgcctatagcgagcaatgatgatgttgctcacaccggtactcagtgtgctcagggaggttgtctttctgcccagacaagctAAAAATTAGAGCGAACATTGGGTGtcagtgtggatggttgtctgtctccttgtgccctgcgatcgactggccactgcGACCTGAgagaggataaagccgttcagaaaatgagaatctcGGCTGAAATGTTTGCACTTCGATTTTGGTCTCttcaattaaaactctttaagtATACCATGAATGTCCTGGTTTCCCTGAGATtggctcccccccccccccccccccgcccttCACCTCCACACTACGTGACATTATGACAAGTCAAAGAAATGGGCTGGTAAATCAGGCTGCTGCTATTCTCCTTTTCACTCACTGCCACACCACAGGTAACTAAATTGTGGGAATCTAGACATTATTTGCAGAGGCAATCatttatttgtggaaaaaaaaatcttgcatctTCATTCGCTTCAATTTTAAAGTCAAGCTTCCATGGCAATGCTACACAGATAATGGAAATTCCCCCTCTACATAACAATTGAGACGGACaataatgcacacacacacccatacctaggggcaatttagagtgtccaatcaacctaccatgcatgttttgggaatgtgggaggtaaccggagtactcagaggaaacccacgaaggcccagggagaacatgcaagctccacacagatggacatgacctagctctgaacccaggaccccagaactgtgaggctgacgcgctaaccactcccgccaaaaatgtgtgcatttaatttaatattcctacttttaaaatacaaaaaatctctgaattctttaacaacattgttatgccgttgatatgcaaaaaggagtcctgtaaaaaaaatcattatgattaaagcgaagctagaggtaccgtcagtgacacagtggtgtgcaaacgtgacactcctattagtgtgttcgggactcggctctctcaccagtggtttcacattttatcttacaggttagtgaagagccataagcAATCCAACAAAAGGACCATAAACAGCCCATGAATTtattggcagtggtgggatttggaccaacgcctcctgagagactggaaTTTATATCCAGCGCATTGGACCGCTTGGCCACTCTCCCTTGAATGAGGCTGAATGAGGGATTGTGGACTTGTAAATTGTGAAATAACGTTAAAAAcccttatatttaaatattaaaatgtgttatttgttacttgcaataagatcaaccacaatgtaacatttaaacCAAATGTGCTTAaaattacctaactttttctcaaaatgtagcttttcgatTTAGTGTCACGTCTAGCTAGACTCGAACTGGACTTCGAGCTGCTGTCTTCACGCTGTGGCATTAAGAGACCAAATTTAACATAATCGCCCCCTCTGTCTAAAATCTGAATTAAGAACTTGGTATTTTGAGGTATTGAGACAGTAGAGGGCGATAATGCTACAGTACGTTGGCTGCCAACAACCGTAAAACCTCAagcggaagaagaagaagggattcgggcgttcatttctgcatggctagggttttaactttttctttgtgcgcctcttgtttctcctcaatttaatttaacttaaatgaaacgaaacctcgacaacatgctcaacattaaatagtttgtggactcgaacgtcagtccgtttgtcttcaatccgttttgggagtcgtactttagcctagcctagctggcagctaacaaaggaacacgtcgtctgcatcagtacgtcgtcaagcgaacagaaaaaagtgtgaaaaatgtctgggagaacgacgccggttgcggcaaagtttcagaaggaactttatggcgtgaaagaggatctctcatgtcatcaacagtctattgtttgcaaaatgatgcaagctaaagttgttcttcacaaactCGAAGGTACGTTCACTTTTGACGATCATAAATGCATGATAGACCGATATATACTTTACGttacacaattaatatttcataatgaaatatttaacggggtggcattgttgtttctgatcgtgactttattgaatgaatcgaagcaggacagcgcatagcattatgggtagaactAAGAACctgctacaatgatgaaccactaGATGTCGCTAACTGCTCAATATTCattactataatctgtaacatcTTCCTTCCTTTAGATTACTGTTCTGTAACTTTATAGTAACCTTTTATTCACATTAAACATTGCTGCCCACCATGACATATTGTTCTGAACATAAACTATTCTTGTATTATGCTTATTCCTGACATTAACCCTTGTACtaacaaaatgacacattttttcctctcttttttttcttcaacaatctgacaacaaaccaaaagtctcttgtgcaacttcttcgtgtgtgtgtgtgctgtcatTGTCTATGTATGCGTGGGTCTGGGCTTAGTAAGGGCAGCGTGCAGCCTACACCCTAGTCGAACCCTTGTTTTCATGTATGCTCTTCTACGATCACCAATTCAGTTTAGGCGGTGGCCGTGAGAAGCGGCCACAACGTGTGTGGACTGCCTGGCCTGGTGAGTTGCTGCGTCTCTCCGGTGTCTGGCATTGTCCTCTGGTGCCGGTGTAGACGGGCTGCGAGGAGCCAGACTGCTTGGGGCGCTTGGGCTTTCTGCACTGTGCAATTTCCCCATGGCCTGACCCATGGGCAGTCTCTGCCCGGGTTGATGTCCCAGTCACATTCCAGACTTCGCTGTTTCAGACCCTTTATTTCCGCTGAGCGCTCTGCCACTCGTAGATCCACGCGGTTGCGCCTGTAGAGAGTACCGTGAACATCCACCACGAATGAGCGAGGAGCAACCTTCTGAATGTATTGGCCCAATGGCCAGCTCCCCGTACGGTCACCCGGAAGCGGCTTCATTCTGATCTGATCTCCCACATTTGGCTTTGGGAGTTCTTTGGCGGTTCTGTCGTAAGTCGATTTCCCTGTCCGCCATTTCCACACCAACTTGTCAGTCACCCTGACCACCACATGTGGTTGCAGTAGGCTGTCTGCAACTGGTAGGGAGGATTTGAGCCTCCTTGACATTAAGCGCTGGGCGGGGCTACTGCCTAACCCCTAGGGTGTGGGCGTGTTGCGCCAGTGGAGGAATGCCATCCATGCGTCTGCTTTGGCCCGCATACAGAGCGATTTGACTATCTTTACAGCCGCCTTGGCTTTGCCGTTTGACTTCGGATGGCGGGGCGACAGCGTGACATGGGTAAAACCCCAGCTTGAAGCAAACTTTCTGAATTGTTCACAGGCAAAGTGGGGGTCATTGTCAGTAATTACCTTGTCCGGTTGCCCATGACGCGCAAATTGGGCTCTGCCGCGAGTGATCAGCGTGTTGGCGGATAGGGCAGGCAGCTGGTCAATTTCGCTGGAATCAGAAGGTAGTGACATTCAGGTGCTGGGCTTGGTCCAGCTGCGCATACTCTGCCTGGGCTGAAAACACAGTGTGGTGCACAAGTGGAGTGTCTGTTGTTATGCGTGGCAGCGCAGCGCGGCTCAGCGTGTCACTAACATACATTTCAGGCCCAGGCTTCTACACCACATCCAAGTTGTAGCACTGCAGTTGCATTAACATTCCTTGAAGACGTTTTGGCGCACTCAGGAGGGGCTTCTTGAATATGGTGATCAGCGGTTTGTGGTCCGTTTCTGCTGTGACCATTTCCCTGCCATGTAAGTACTGGTGGAATCTTTGGCACGCAAAAACTAGCCTCAGACACTTTCTCGATTTAAGCATAATTTTGTTCAGTTTGTGTTAGG is drawn from Stigmatopora argus isolate UIUO_Sarg chromosome 20, RoL_Sarg_1.0, whole genome shotgun sequence and contains these coding sequences:
- the LOC144065929 gene encoding general transcription factor II-I repeat domain-containing protein 2-like yields the protein MEKLDLDWSKLASITTDGAPSMVGETRGLIGRMNRELEKRGLTAPLRVHCLIHQQALCCKVLTWDSVMKVVVSCINFIRAKGLKHRQFQEFLSELESTHGDVLYYTEVRWLSRGRVLRRFYELLPEINAFLHLKDKTVPELINPEWKWHLAFLTDVTEILNRLNLQLQGEGKLICDMYSHIKAFEVKLALLLEQVKKRNFVHLPATQNLSTENPAVPFPAEKCVEALEMLKAEFGVRFTELHVHAKEIRLFQNPFVADIDEAQPSYQFELAELQNCDVLKDAFKINSLIDFYASLPNDTYPNIKKHAMKMSSVFGSTYICEKTFSRMKLLKTPMRSRLTDEHLHQCLRLAVTRMEPDIQLLTSQMQAHSSH